A region from the Halobellus litoreus genome encodes:
- a CDS encoding PKD domain-containing protein — protein sequence MNTRIRNAIETIGTPLMVLLLVFSLATPVSAIGAVSIVDSGIDANGQYVILENGDTASHTVDSITVDGTSTTVTTSIDIAAGDTAKVYLGSGTDDATAGVYYLGLADSAYDRHEEDMTITLADGSSSSNTVLWWADAGTDQTVTAGDTVSVSAYDAYTGVTITGYSWDFDGDGVEDATGATATYSYATAGTYTVDLTVTSDRTGSQTDSMTVTVEEANTAPVADAGADQSAVVGDTVSFDGSASSDADGDALTYSWDFDGDGVEDATGATPTYSYAAAGSYTVTLTVSDGTATATDSMTVTVGEANNPPVIDSGLDPATNITATVNESVSFDASNSTDADGDSLTYSWDFDGDGTTDSTNATATYTYDTAGTYNASLTVSDGTDSVSETYTVVVEESTDDGTTTTTEEPTTEEPVGGGSGSDGLSTESILAIIGSFLFLVAVGVAVKRIA from the coding sequence ATGAATACACGAATTAGAAACGCAATTGAAACAATCGGAACACCTCTAATGGTGCTCCTACTGGTGTTTAGCCTCGCTACGCCAGTAAGTGCTATTGGAGCAGTTAGTATCGTGGATAGCGGTATTGATGCTAACGGACAATACGTAATCCTCGAAAACGGCGATACTGCAAGCCATACTGTGGACTCTATTACAGTAGATGGTACGTCGACGACTGTAACGACTAGTATTGACATCGCAGCAGGCGACACTGCTAAAGTATACCTAGGGTCTGGTACTGACGACGCTACAGCAGGCGTTTACTACCTCGGATTGGCTGACTCTGCGTATGACCGCCACGAAGAGGATATGACCATTACTCTGGCTGACGGGTCGAGCTCTAGCAACACTGTCCTTTGGTGGGCTGACGCTGGAACTGACCAGACTGTAACCGCTGGTGATACGGTTAGTGTATCGGCTTACGATGCATATACTGGTGTTACTATTACGGGTTACAGTTGGGACTTCGACGGCGATGGAGTCGAGGACGCTACTGGGGCTACTGCGACGTACTCCTATGCTACTGCTGGGACGTACACAGTTGACCTTACTGTTACATCAGACCGCACAGGCTCACAAACGGACTCTATGACGGTGACGGTCGAGGAGGCTAACACTGCTCCTGTCGCTGACGCTGGTGCTGACCAGTCTGCGGTAGTTGGTGATACTGTATCGTTTGACGGCTCTGCCAGCTCAGACGCTGATGGAGACGCTCTTACGTACTCGTGGGACTTTGACGGTGATGGAGTCGAGGACGCTACTGGAGCGACGCCTACGTACTCCTACGCTGCTGCTGGCTCGTACACAGTCACCCTGACTGTTAGCGACGGGACGGCGACGGCGACGGACTCGATGACGGTGACTGTTGGCGAGGCCAACAATCCGCCTGTTATCGACTCTGGGCTGGACCCAGCTACCAACATTACTGCGACGGTCAACGAGTCGGTCTCGTTCGACGCCAGCAACTCTACGGATGCTGATGGAGACTCGCTGACGTACAGCTGGGACTTCGACGGCGACGGAACGACCGACTCGACGAACGCTACTGCAACGTACACCTACGACACAGCAGGGACGTACAACGCGTCACTGACCGTCTCTGACGGTACGGACTCGGTTAGCGAGACGTACACTGTCGTAGTTGAGGAATCGACTGACGACGGTACTACGACGACAACCGAGGAACCGACGACTGAAGAACCAGTCGGCGGTGGCTCCGGCTCTGACGGCCTAAGCACTGAGAGCATCCTCGCAATCATCGGCTCGTTCCTGTTCCTAGTTGCAGTCGGTGTCGCAGTGAAACGCATCGCGTAG
- a CDS encoding recombinase family protein: MNLETDSPLASSLVTVVMMTSKAVGYTRLSQSSDTSIADQKEAIEEYCEHRGLELLRIYDDGEGSSGFDTERPEYAKVRELMRDGKVGAVVVRDRSRLGRDFDERMQFVLDLRRTNVSLHASREGEVNLEDPYAVVMESMRAATDDSGKREEIEKAREKVTERVKNGYYQGRPPLGTKFSEDKTRLVPGEKFEVVAAVLNLLNEGVSYRDIHEDTGVSLGSISRINGRREMYEEMMEEADAQ; the protein is encoded by the coding sequence TTGAATCTGGAGACCGATTCTCCGCTCGCGTCGTCTCTCGTGACGGTGGTGATGATGACGAGTAAGGCAGTCGGCTACACTCGTCTCTCGCAGTCCAGCGACACGAGTATCGCGGACCAGAAGGAGGCCATTGAGGAATACTGTGAACACCGGGGGCTTGAGCTTCTCCGAATCTACGATGACGGAGAGGGCTCCTCCGGCTTCGATACCGAACGTCCGGAGTACGCAAAGGTGCGCGAGCTTATGCGGGATGGTAAGGTAGGTGCCGTAGTCGTCCGAGACCGCTCTCGGCTCGGTCGTGACTTTGACGAGCGAATGCAGTTCGTTCTCGACCTTCGCCGCACCAACGTCTCACTTCATGCGTCTCGTGAGGGTGAAGTGAACCTCGAAGACCCGTATGCAGTCGTGATGGAGTCAATGCGCGCTGCTACAGATGACTCTGGGAAGCGAGAGGAAATTGAGAAAGCTCGTGAGAAGGTTACTGAGCGGGTTAAAAACGGGTACTATCAGGGACGCCCGCCCCTCGGCACAAAGTTTAGCGAGGATAAGACTCGGCTCGTTCCCGGAGAGAAGTTCGAGGTGGTTGCCGCTGTATTGAACTTGCTGAATGAGGGGGTGAGCTATCGCGATATTCACGAGGACACCGGTGTCTCCCTCGGGTCTATCAGCCGCATCAATGGCCGCCGGGAAATGTACGAGGAGATGATGGAAGAAGCAGACGCACAGTGA
- a CDS encoding type IV secretory system conjugative DNA transfer family protein — protein sequence MSTSEPDVDSRPVEAEFREYALGRLPKQRHHDVYEWAGLVRDPVVAAHLAFAEANYRPSGDMPDEFIKTVYCQEILKRYGTISATVALETRNTSHLSFFSGLVSYQTDVSGIQTLMSIQQMIRDIPVFIAYIYGLMGSGKTDFAFLLLEIFISIYGRENIVLAANIESDELDRTITHYSELIEILSDRRARMRAGEEVEPIVMIIDEAAQIFTGSGSDQQKAKHLAKLLKLARKANANMLLIGQDGKDIGPSLRTLCTAFVHKESQKKAVFYHDVVDRKGVGKIMGLSGVPATSFEDWSTYDEGEFVFDPDAAGEDGENVTQAELDELMEEHKREMIALLAWSTDLTNSEIADLYDVSSKTVTRHKQRYEEKYEPIFGDDE from the coding sequence ATGAGCACCAGTGAACCAGATGTCGATTCTCGACCTGTTGAAGCCGAGTTCCGCGAGTACGCTCTGGGTAGGCTCCCGAAGCAACGACACCACGACGTATACGAATGGGCAGGTCTCGTCCGAGACCCTGTCGTAGCCGCTCATCTCGCCTTTGCTGAGGCGAACTACAGGCCATCCGGAGACATGCCTGATGAGTTCATCAAGACCGTCTACTGCCAAGAGATTCTCAAGCGATACGGGACAATCTCCGCAACGGTCGCGTTGGAGACGCGTAACACGAGCCATCTGAGTTTCTTCTCGGGTCTCGTGAGCTACCAGACCGACGTATCAGGCATCCAGACGCTGATGAGCATCCAGCAGATGATTCGCGACATCCCCGTCTTCATCGCCTACATCTATGGGCTTATGGGGAGCGGGAAGACGGACTTCGCGTTCTTGCTACTGGAGATATTCATCAGCATCTACGGAAGGGAGAACATTGTCCTCGCCGCCAACATCGAGAGCGACGAACTCGACCGCACCATCACTCACTACAGCGAGCTCATCGAGATTCTGAGCGACCGCCGAGCTCGGATGCGAGCCGGGGAGGAGGTTGAGCCGATAGTGATGATTATCGACGAGGCAGCCCAGATTTTCACCGGGTCTGGCTCTGACCAGCAGAAGGCTAAGCACCTCGCTAAGCTGCTCAAACTTGCTCGAAAGGCGAACGCGAATATGCTGCTCATCGGGCAGGACGGCAAAGACATCGGACCATCACTCCGGACCCTGTGCACAGCGTTCGTCCACAAAGAGTCGCAGAAAAAAGCGGTATTCTACCACGACGTAGTAGACCGGAAAGGCGTTGGTAAGATTATGGGGCTCTCAGGCGTCCCTGCTACGTCGTTCGAGGACTGGTCGACGTACGACGAGGGAGAGTTCGTCTTCGACCCAGACGCAGCCGGTGAGGACGGCGAGAACGTCACTCAGGCTGAACTGGACGAGCTGATGGAGGAACACAAGCGCGAGATGATTGCGTTGCTCGCTTGGTCGACTGACTTGACCAACAGCGAGATTGCTGACTTGTACGATGTCTCCAGCAAGACTGTGACTCGACACAAGCAGCGATACGAGGAGAAGTACGAGCCAATTTTCGGAGACGACGAGTGA
- a CDS encoding MjaI family restriction endonuclease, translating into MPRTIRISEEEREELVAEIDPEFPKYTTQIMNTANQNSQGTRPATVGQLNEIIEEYKQEYPNGDFEDWKRFYFDEYDGEESIEEATDKVFEMVVKMREAAEEIDREMVNRWVKDLVLYKTYNGLGRTEEAVLKKLSEEYGVPYELGTAEDESKGIDGYLGDQPVSVKPVTYKQKSRLQEDIQAPIVYYEDYSTTDALKLDLEELDEVLG; encoded by the coding sequence ATGCCAAGAACGATTCGTATTTCTGAGGAAGAGCGAGAGGAGTTAGTTGCGGAGATTGACCCGGAGTTCCCGAAGTACACGACGCAGATTATGAATACGGCCAACCAGAATTCACAGGGGACCCGACCTGCTACTGTTGGTCAGTTGAATGAGATTATAGAGGAGTACAAGCAAGAGTATCCGAATGGTGATTTTGAGGATTGGAAGCGGTTTTATTTTGATGAGTATGATGGGGAAGAGAGTATTGAGGAAGCGACGGATAAGGTGTTTGAGATGGTTGTAAAGATGCGGGAGGCGGCGGAGGAGATTGACCGGGAGATGGTGAATCGGTGGGTGAAAGACCTCGTACTCTATAAGACGTATAATGGGCTTGGACGTACTGAGGAAGCGGTTTTGAAGAAGTTGTCTGAGGAGTATGGTGTACCGTATGAGCTTGGTACGGCTGAGGATGAGTCGAAGGGTATTGACGGGTATCTTGGTGACCAGCCGGTGTCGGTGAAGCCGGTTACGTATAAGCAGAAGAGTCGGTTGCAGGAGGATATTCAGGCTCCGATTGTGTATTATGAGGATTATTCAACGACTGATGCGTTGAAGCTGGATTTGGAGGAGCTTGACGAAGTGCTGGGTTGA
- a CDS encoding DNA-methyltransferase, with translation METTHRIVTGDSRSLSKVDDDSVELVVTSPPYPMIEMWDELFSDLNSEVEEHLKNGDGQAAFAGMHEELEKVWEEVSRVLVDGGIACINIGDATRKVDGSFRVFQNHSRIINAFEDLGFEPLPELLWRKPVNSGAKFMGSGMLPPNAYVTLEHEYILVFRNGKDSRSFEPGSERRYNSAYFWEERNQWFSDVWMDIKGEFQSLGQSELRERSAAYPFEIPYRLINMYSVYGDTVLDPFWGTGTTSFAAMVAGRNSIGYELDEEFVQLFEERVEEVPKYSREVIKQRLDEHKSFVEERLADGKEFKYNADNYDFPVTTKQEKPMQFFSASEVEETDEGYVVSHEPVEGTDIQIEEKQSGEVASLSDF, from the coding sequence ATGGAAACAACTCATCGTATCGTGACTGGGGATTCTCGCTCACTGTCTAAGGTAGATGACGATTCTGTTGAGTTGGTGGTTACGTCCCCGCCGTACCCGATGATTGAGATGTGGGACGAGCTCTTTTCGGATTTGAATTCGGAGGTGGAAGAGCATCTCAAGAACGGTGACGGGCAAGCTGCATTCGCGGGGATGCACGAGGAGTTGGAGAAGGTCTGGGAAGAGGTTAGTCGAGTGCTTGTTGACGGAGGAATTGCTTGTATCAATATTGGTGACGCAACTCGGAAAGTAGACGGGAGTTTTCGTGTCTTCCAGAATCATTCGCGCATCATCAATGCGTTCGAAGACCTCGGTTTCGAGCCATTACCCGAGCTCCTGTGGCGCAAACCTGTTAATTCCGGAGCGAAGTTCATGGGGTCGGGGATGCTCCCGCCAAACGCGTATGTGACGCTTGAACACGAGTATATTCTCGTATTCCGTAATGGGAAGGATAGCCGGAGTTTCGAGCCGGGTTCAGAGCGCCGTTATAACTCGGCGTATTTCTGGGAGGAGCGGAATCAGTGGTTCTCCGACGTTTGGATGGATATTAAGGGAGAGTTCCAGTCGCTCGGTCAGAGTGAGTTGCGCGAGAGGTCTGCGGCCTATCCGTTCGAGATTCCGTACCGTCTCATTAATATGTACTCTGTGTATGGGGATACGGTTCTGGACCCATTCTGGGGGACTGGTACGACCTCGTTCGCGGCGATGGTTGCTGGTCGGAATTCTATTGGGTACGAGCTGGATGAGGAGTTCGTTCAGTTATTCGAGGAGCGGGTTGAGGAGGTGCCGAAGTATTCGCGCGAGGTGATTAAGCAGCGGTTGGATGAGCACAAGTCGTTCGTTGAGGAGCGTTTGGCGGATGGGAAGGAGTTCAAGTATAATGCTGATAATTATGATTTCCCGGTGACGACGAAGCAGGAAAAGCCGATGCAGTTCTTCTCTGCTTCTGAGGTAGAGGAAACGGATGAGGGATATGTTGTATCTCACGAGCCTGTGGAGGGGACGGACATTCAGATTGAGGAGAAGCAGTCTGGCGAGGTCGCTTCGCTGTCTGACTTCTGA
- a CDS encoding DUF6414 family protein — MIGFGDLPDFVYIDEARVEQRLQFVNEGQIAELVETHTEDESKTSGGGLNIYKVLKYNREKSSGESDEVARTIQSTPVGQLAVFFGLLDDDVGVTDLKELSRKERAQLSDGDFVTVTGTIRESPIAKMMRIIDKYQIDIENWVDFSEEDIGIEAFQAELDDARGYYDMSMEGEVDGRYVFRLLSEDMTGIESGFPSKYKEYTVFGRIEHLFEGSEKEHHLSIFDEMGTRDRSERRDRKRRMKKMASDMSQFYDGNADESMFYIESPDILITPIAIFS, encoded by the coding sequence ATGATTGGATTTGGGGATTTACCCGACTTCGTGTATATCGACGAAGCTCGTGTTGAACAACGACTACAGTTTGTAAATGAAGGACAGATTGCTGAACTCGTTGAGACGCATACAGAGGACGAGTCTAAGACAAGTGGAGGCGGGCTAAATATCTACAAAGTCCTCAAGTATAACAGAGAGAAGAGTTCTGGCGAATCTGATGAAGTCGCGCGTACTATCCAAAGCACACCGGTGGGCCAACTCGCTGTTTTCTTCGGATTGCTTGATGATGACGTAGGGGTCACTGATTTAAAAGAACTCTCCCGGAAAGAACGCGCTCAGTTGAGCGACGGCGATTTCGTAACGGTGACTGGGACCATTCGTGAGTCACCGATTGCTAAGATGATGCGCATTATCGACAAGTACCAGATAGATATCGAGAACTGGGTAGACTTCTCAGAGGAAGACATTGGTATCGAGGCGTTCCAAGCTGAGTTGGACGATGCTCGTGGTTATTATGATATGAGTATGGAGGGCGAGGTTGATGGCCGATATGTCTTCCGTCTATTGTCAGAAGATATGACGGGTATTGAAAGCGGGTTCCCGAGTAAGTATAAGGAATATACCGTATTCGGACGGATTGAGCATCTCTTTGAAGGCAGCGAGAAAGAGCATCACCTGTCGATATTTGACGAGATGGGGACTCGTGACCGAAGTGAGCGCCGGGACCGAAAGCGACGAATGAAGAAGATGGCTAGCGACATGAGTCAGTTCTACGATGGGAACGCGGATGAATCGATGTTCTATATCGAGTCACCCGATATTTTGATAACACCTATCGCAATTTTCTCATAA